One region of Lactobacillus johnsonii genomic DNA includes:
- a CDS encoding TetR/AcrR family transcriptional regulator encodes MARKKEIDKQRILDAAYKLAVRGGIESLTARNIAKAVNCSTQPIYLEFKNMQDLRNQVLARISDKLKSNTLQQNFTGEPLIDLDLSYLYFAKEHVDLFKAMFVDGKFGNQMIVDTLMGLGLEKFKQQFDAEQFSEERLNHIVISNWIAATGLATLLINKMANFSQAQMISVLKAQIHEAMLNDRLTNVEENPLFAADSDASLEERLG; translated from the coding sequence GTGGCTAGAAAAAAAGAAATAGATAAGCAAAGAATCCTTGATGCTGCTTATAAATTAGCAGTTCGTGGTGGAATTGAAAGCTTAACTGCAAGAAATATTGCTAAAGCAGTTAACTGCTCAACCCAACCGATTTATCTTGAATTTAAAAACATGCAAGATTTACGTAATCAAGTTTTAGCAAGAATTTCTGATAAATTGAAGTCTAATACTCTTCAACAGAACTTTACAGGTGAACCTTTGATCGATTTAGATCTTTCATACTTGTACTTTGCTAAAGAACATGTTGATTTGTTTAAAGCAATGTTTGTAGACGGTAAATTTGGAAATCAAATGATTGTTGATACTTTAATGGGACTTGGACTTGAAAAATTCAAGCAACAATTTGACGCAGAACAATTTTCTGAAGAAAGACTCAATCATATTGTGATTTCTAACTGGATTGCTGCTACAGGTTTAGCAACTCTTCTCATTAACAAGATGGCAAACTTTTCACAGGCTCAAATGATTAGTGTTTTAAAGGCACAAATTCATGAAGCAATGTTAAATGACCGTCTCACTAATGTTGAAGAAAATCCACTATTTGCTGCTGATAGTGACGCTTCTCTTGAAGAACGTCTAGGCTAG
- a CDS encoding C69 family dipeptidase, translated as MTSPVGRSSCTSILIGKKATVDGSVIIGRNEDAKTAWPKHLAFNSHQTIKNNIFKSKDNKFQMELPNDLFSYSSTPEWTDKYGVFEEDGINEYHVAMSATESAYANDRVMAMDPFDEEKGILEEAMVTVVLPYIKSAREGVERLGKIVQKHGAAEADGILFADRNEAWYMEIGSGHHYVAQRIPDDSYAVVANQLAIQIIDFNDKDNFITSPGIQEFVYQNNLWPKDKPFNFRLIFGTHDDSDLTYNTPRVWSGQKLLTPSINQDPESFNLPFIRKPDHPVSIQDAQRVLSDHFNGTQYDLTNSKNEGQPAYRPIAVATTQESHLLQLREEDMTHWLAMGIAAQSIYIPFYPQGTKVPTMFKYGKEEFSTNSAYWVFKMASVLVDRNWNKYATNLVNTQKATNLSLNKLRAEYDKKLTQEKDEVKKVELVNEANKKLADVAIKNYQKLNAKLITAQTADSPLRFKIDPNL; from the coding sequence ATGACTTCTCCTGTTGGACGTTCATCTTGTACATCTATTTTAATCGGTAAAAAAGCTACTGTAGACGGTAGTGTGATTATCGGCCGAAATGAAGATGCTAAAACTGCTTGGCCAAAGCATCTTGCTTTTAATTCGCATCAAACAATTAAAAATAATATTTTTAAGTCAAAAGACAATAAGTTTCAGATGGAATTACCTAACGACCTTTTTTCTTACTCTTCTACTCCTGAATGGACAGATAAATATGGAGTATTTGAAGAAGATGGAATCAATGAATATCACGTTGCAATGAGCGCTACTGAAAGTGCCTATGCTAATGATCGTGTAATGGCTATGGATCCTTTTGATGAAGAAAAAGGTATCTTAGAAGAAGCAATGGTAACAGTTGTTTTACCATATATTAAATCTGCTCGCGAAGGTGTAGAACGTTTAGGAAAAATTGTTCAAAAGCACGGTGCAGCAGAAGCGGATGGAATTTTATTCGCAGATAGAAATGAAGCTTGGTATATGGAAATTGGCTCTGGCCATCATTATGTTGCTCAACGCATCCCCGACGATTCATACGCAGTAGTTGCTAATCAATTAGCAATTCAAATCATTGATTTCAACGATAAAGACAATTTTATAACTTCTCCTGGAATTCAAGAATTTGTTTACCAAAATAATCTTTGGCCAAAAGATAAACCATTTAATTTTAGATTGATTTTTGGTACGCATGATGATTCGGATTTAACCTATAACACACCTCGTGTTTGGAGCGGTCAAAAGCTTCTAACGCCTTCCATAAATCAAGATCCAGAAAGTTTTAATTTACCATTTATTAGAAAGCCTGATCATCCTGTATCTATTCAAGACGCTCAACGCGTTTTAAGCGATCACTTTAATGGAACCCAGTATGACCTAACTAATTCTAAAAACGAAGGTCAACCTGCCTATCGTCCAATTGCTGTAGCTACTACTCAAGAATCTCACCTCCTGCAACTTAGAGAAGAAGATATGACTCATTGGCTAGCAATGGGAATTGCCGCACAAAGTATTTACATTCCTTTTTACCCACAAGGAACTAAAGTACCAACTATGTTCAAGTATGGTAAAGAAGAATTTTCAACTAATTCTGCTTACTGGGTATTTAAAATGGCTAGCGTTTTAGTAGATCGAAATTGGAATAAATATGCAACTAATTTAGTTAATACACAAAAAGCAACGAATCTATCTTTAAATAAGCTACGAGCTGAATATGATAAGAAATTGACTCAAGAAAAAGATGAGGTTAAAAAAGTAGAGTTAGTAAACGAAGCTAATAAAAAATTAGCTGATGTTGCTATTAAGAACTATCAAAAATTAAATGCTAAATTAATTACTGCTCAAACTGCCGATTCACCACTTCGGTTTAAGATTGATCCTAATTTGTAG
- a CDS encoding ABC transporter ATP-binding protein produces the protein MSVIELKDVSKSYGQGDAKVNALKNINFEAQKGEVVLIEGPSGAGKSTFLTIAGALQKPTSGEVFIGGDNVTNYSPKQADALRLDKIGFVLQAYNLVPYLTVREQFILVDKVKKTGNLSKEALDGLLDELGISKLVNKYPKELSGGQQQRVAIARALYADPAIILADEPTASLDSEKVEEVGKLFKTLAKQKEKAIILVTHDLRLNKYSDKIYKMLDGRLSLKKE, from the coding sequence ATGTCAGTAATTGAATTAAAAGATGTAAGTAAATCCTATGGTCAAGGAGATGCCAAGGTTAATGCTCTAAAAAATATAAATTTTGAAGCTCAAAAAGGTGAGGTTGTCTTAATTGAAGGACCTTCTGGCGCCGGCAAGAGTACTTTCCTAACAATTGCAGGAGCACTACAGAAGCCTACTTCGGGTGAAGTATTTATTGGAGGAGATAACGTAACTAACTATTCTCCTAAACAAGCTGATGCACTACGTCTAGATAAAATTGGCTTTGTCTTACAGGCTTATAATTTAGTGCCTTATTTAACTGTTAGGGAACAGTTTATTTTAGTAGATAAGGTTAAAAAGACCGGTAATTTAAGTAAAGAAGCTCTTGATGGATTGTTAGATGAATTAGGAATTTCTAAACTAGTAAATAAATATCCTAAGGAATTATCAGGTGGTCAGCAGCAAAGAGTGGCAATTGCAAGAGCACTATATGCAGATCCAGCCATTATTTTAGCTGATGAACCTACTGCTTCATTAGATAGTGAAAAAGTTGAAGAAGTGGGAAAACTATTTAAGACTTTAGCTAAGCAAAAAGAAAAGGCTATTATTTTAGTTACTCATGATTTAAGACTTAATAAGTATTCGGATAAGATTTATAAAATGTTAGATGGGCGTTTGAGCTTGAAAAAAGAATAA
- a CDS encoding ABC transporter permease, producing MFLALKEIKYEKLRYGLITLMIFLIAYLIFMLSSLSVGLASENTQAVNSWQTQSVVLNDNSNVSLNQSLLTKENLKDFKKTKNDSYIGIVPIVMKEKKHQTVSAQFIGLNKDEYIYKDLEVVSGRKAKHDDEIAVDQILWNRGYRLGDKVTLNGSDQKYKIVGFLKNAKINIAPIAYGTMTAWKKLRPMAPNVETSGIISKKNLDFKAKNVRSYDKQTFVNKLPGYTAQNSTFELMIGFLFVISLIVIAVFLYILTIQKMPNYAVLRAQGIPSKTLIGATLSQSLILVIIGTVLAYLLMLLTVSVMPATVPIDFAPWIMISTFAGMIVMGVIGGLIPIRSILKVDPSKAV from the coding sequence ATGTTTTTAGCTCTAAAAGAAATAAAATATGAGAAGCTACGGTACGGCTTAATTACATTGATGATATTTTTAATTGCATATTTAATTTTTATGCTGTCATCATTGTCAGTAGGTCTAGCTTCAGAAAATACACAAGCAGTTAATAGCTGGCAAACTCAATCAGTTGTTTTGAATGACAATTCGAATGTAAGTTTAAACCAGTCTTTACTAACTAAAGAAAATCTAAAAGATTTTAAAAAGACAAAAAATGATAGCTATATCGGAATAGTTCCGATTGTAATGAAAGAAAAGAAACATCAAACAGTTTCAGCTCAATTTATTGGATTAAATAAAGATGAATACATTTATAAAGATTTGGAAGTGGTTTCTGGTCGTAAAGCAAAGCATGATGACGAAATAGCTGTTGATCAAATTCTCTGGAATCGTGGTTATCGCTTGGGCGACAAAGTAACTCTAAATGGTAGTGATCAAAAGTACAAAATTGTTGGTTTCTTAAAAAATGCCAAGATTAATATTGCGCCAATTGCTTATGGTACGATGACAGCGTGGAAAAAATTAAGACCAATGGCTCCGAATGTTGAAACTTCCGGAATTATTTCTAAGAAAAACTTAGATTTTAAAGCTAAGAATGTTAGATCTTATGATAAGCAGACTTTTGTTAATAAATTGCCTGGTTATACAGCCCAAAACTCAACTTTTGAATTAATGATTGGTTTTCTATTCGTAATTTCGTTGATTGTGATTGCAGTATTTTTATACATTTTAACTATTCAAAAAATGCCAAATTATGCTGTTTTAAGAGCACAAGGTATCCCAAGCAAGACATTAATTGGCGCTACTCTTAGTCAATCATTAATTTTAGTAATTATAGGTACGGTCTTAGCATATCTTTTAATGCTGCTTACTGTTAGCGTAATGCCAGCTACTGTACCAATCGATTTTGCCCCATGGATCATGATTTCAACATTTGCCGGGATGATTGTAATGGGAGTAATAGGTGGATTAATTCCAATTCGATCAATTCTTAAGGTTGACCCTTCAAAAGCTGTGTAA
- a CDS encoding TetR/AcrR family transcriptional regulator: protein MVSETFINLSDEKKQKIEGALLKEFSTYPLAKGQVARIVKDAGIARGAFYKYFGDLKGAYTYLYRLAMKEVHMGLPTRLREFDPESFYKMTVDFINQTENSMYFDLIKLHLSQNQAFLGDDKKQKDAFLNLDSQVWAAMVLTHEAIYLALFNKEKKEKILNRYHESLCLLQRK from the coding sequence ATGGTTAGTGAAACTTTTATAAATCTTTCGGATGAAAAGAAACAAAAGATTGAAGGCGCGCTATTAAAAGAATTTAGTACTTATCCCTTAGCTAAGGGACAAGTAGCACGAATTGTGAAGGATGCTGGAATTGCTAGAGGAGCATTTTATAAGTATTTTGGCGATTTAAAAGGTGCATATACTTATCTTTATCGTCTTGCGATGAAAGAAGTTCATATGGGACTTCCAACAAGGTTAAGAGAGTTTGATCCCGAATCTTTTTATAAGATGACAGTTGATTTTATTAATCAGACTGAAAATAGTATGTATTTTGATCTTATCAAATTACATCTTAGCCAGAATCAAGCTTTTCTTGGAGATGATAAAAAGCAGAAGGATGCTTTTCTTAATCTCGACTCTCAAGTCTGGGCTGCCATGGTTTTAACTCATGAAGCAATATATTTAGCTTTATTTAATAAAGAGAAGAAAGAAAAAATTCTAAACAGATACCATGAAAGTTTATGTTTATTACAAAGGAAGTAG
- a CDS encoding histidine phosphatase family protein has translation MRVVILRHGTTELNKQGMIQGSSVDPDLSKEGRAYAEKAAKNFDPSQFDAVYASPLKRAQQTARIFVGDKTPITIDKRIEELNYGSWDGKSSSEYRKKYPDAFNSKGLINDNIYKYASDVEKREDFRERIAAFFDDLYKEHANDTVLVVCHGVVSRMICAHFLTNGDIKYFDQMQNCGLAELDINQEYGTLVYYNRVLA, from the coding sequence ATGCGAGTAGTAATTTTACGTCATGGAACTACTGAATTAAATAAACAAGGAATGATTCAAGGATCAAGTGTTGATCCTGATTTAAGTAAGGAAGGGCGCGCTTATGCAGAAAAAGCTGCTAAGAATTTTGATCCTAGTCAATTTGATGCAGTGTATGCAAGCCCATTAAAGAGAGCTCAACAAACTGCAAGGATTTTTGTGGGAGATAAGACCCCAATAACAATCGATAAGCGGATTGAAGAACTAAACTATGGTTCTTGGGATGGAAAATCTTCTTCGGAATATCGTAAAAAGTATCCAGATGCATTTAATAGTAAAGGATTGATTAACGATAATATCTATAAATACGCTTCAGATGTGGAGAAGCGTGAAGATTTTAGAGAAAGAATTGCTGCATTTTTTGATGATTTATATAAAGAACATGCTAATGATACAGTTTTAGTAGTTTGTCATGGTGTAGTAAGTCGAATGATTTGTGCTCATTTTTTAACTAATGGCGATATTAAGTATTTTGACCAAATGCAAAATTGTGGTCTAGCAGAATTAGACATTAATCAAGAATATGGAACTTTGGTTTACTACAATCGCGTTTTAGCATAA
- a CDS encoding histidine phosphatase family protein, whose protein sequence is MDLLLVRHGVSEHNTSDVISGGTSNPNLSQAGVKQVEEVSKLIDNSKLDRVYASPLIRAKRTAQILTDFQKEIITDDRLREMNFGSWDGQHAEELKIKYPDAFDDLGTINSKYAEYAENGETFSQVADRVEEFLSDIQPDANDKTIMIVCHGFVIRSLIARWFKLKIEDVMTVRNVSFTELHFEKNDIERPRLMTFNRTEPLYYGIKR, encoded by the coding sequence ATGGATCTGTTATTAGTAAGACATGGGGTTAGTGAACATAATACTTCTGATGTGATCTCTGGCGGTACTAGTAACCCTAACTTAAGCCAAGCAGGTGTTAAACAAGTAGAAGAAGTAAGTAAGTTAATTGACAATAGTAAACTTGATCGAGTATATGCAAGTCCATTAATTAGAGCTAAAAGAACAGCTCAAATTTTAACTGATTTTCAAAAAGAGATTATTACTGATGATCGACTTAGAGAAATGAATTTTGGCTCTTGGGACGGCCAACATGCCGAAGAACTTAAGATAAAATATCCTGATGCCTTCGATGATTTAGGAACTATTAATAGTAAATATGCAGAATACGCTGAAAATGGTGAAACTTTTAGTCAAGTAGCAGATCGAGTTGAAGAATTTTTATCTGATATTCAACCCGATGCTAATGACAAGACAATTATGATTGTTTGTCACGGATTTGTGATTAGGAGTTTAATAGCTCGGTGGTTTAAACTAAAAATTGAAGATGTAATGACAGTAAGAAATGTTAGTTTTACTGAACTTCATTTTGAAAAAAATGATATTGAGCGACCAAGATTAATGACCTTTAATCGGACGGAACCCTTGTATTACGGAATTAAGAGGTAA
- a CDS encoding alpha/beta hydrolase, whose product MATITLERDGLQLVGTREEPFGEIYDMAIIFHGFTANRNTSLLREIANSLRDENIASVRFDFNGHGDSDGKFENMTVLNEIEDANAILNYVKTDPHVRNIYLVGHSQGGVVASMLAGLYLDLIKKVVLLAPAATLKSDALEGNTQGVTYNPDHIPDRLPFKDLTLGGFYLRIAQQLPIYEVSAQFTKPVCLIHGTDNTVVSPNASKKYDQIYQDSTLHLIEGADHCFSDNYQKNVSDLTTEFLQNNNAF is encoded by the coding sequence ATGGCAACAATTACACTTGAACGTGATGGATTACAATTAGTTGGAACTCGAGAAGAACCTTTCGGAGAAATATATGATATGGCAATTATTTTTCATGGTTTTACCGCTAACCGTAATACTTCTTTGCTAAGAGAAATTGCTAACAGTCTTCGTGATGAAAATATTGCTAGTGTTCGTTTTGACTTTAATGGACATGGTGATTCAGATGGTAAGTTTGAAAATATGACTGTTTTAAATGAAATTGAAGACGCAAATGCCATTTTAAATTACGTTAAAACAGATCCGCATGTACGTAATATTTATCTAGTGGGTCATTCTCAAGGCGGTGTTGTTGCTTCAATGTTAGCGGGACTTTATCTTGACCTAATAAAAAAGGTGGTACTCCTAGCACCAGCTGCCACTTTAAAAAGTGATGCTCTTGAAGGTAATACACAAGGAGTTACCTATAATCCAGACCATATCCCAGACCGTCTCCCTTTTAAAGATTTAACCCTAGGTGGATTTTACTTACGCATTGCTCAACAATTGCCTATTTATGAAGTATCTGCTCAATTTACTAAACCTGTCTGCTTAATCCACGGTACAGATAATACTGTTGTTTCCCCTAATGCCTCAAAGAAATACGATCAAATTTATCAAGACAGCACTTTACACTTAATCGAAGGTGCAGACCATTGTTTTAGTGATAACTATCAAAAAAATGTTTCTGACTTAACTACAGAATTTTTACAGAATAATAATGCTTTTTAA
- the yaaA gene encoding peroxide stress protein YaaA, translated as MSDNNMKIIIAPAKKMRVDQDTFLVRSEPAFLDKTQELLDFLKTRNFDQLQDLWKANDNIVRTNQNNLLTSELDSNLTPALLAFSGIQYQYLAGDVLPQEGLDYLQDHLRILSGFYGILRPFDGIIPYRLELKTQMTGFRYYSLYNFWKDLPYQELFVNTDTVISLASLEYSRLISPYLRDNQKMITIKFLENKNGKWRQSATHAKMARGEMVRFAAKEGVNRPEDLKEFSDFGYVFSAADSSNENYIFKKL; from the coding sequence ATGTCAGATAATAATATGAAAATAATTATTGCTCCCGCTAAAAAGATGAGAGTTGATCAAGATACTTTTTTGGTTAGATCAGAGCCTGCTTTTTTAGATAAGACACAGGAGCTATTAGATTTTTTAAAAACAAGAAATTTTGACCAGTTACAAGATCTATGGAAAGCGAATGATAATATTGTTCGTACAAACCAAAATAATCTTTTAACAAGTGAGCTTGATTCTAACTTAACCCCAGCACTTTTAGCCTTTTCAGGAATCCAGTATCAGTATTTGGCTGGGGATGTTTTACCCCAAGAAGGATTAGACTATCTTCAAGATCATTTGCGTATTTTGTCAGGCTTTTATGGTATTTTGAGACCTTTTGATGGGATAATTCCCTATCGTTTGGAATTGAAAACTCAAATGACGGGCTTTAGATACTATAGCCTGTATAATTTTTGGAAAGATCTCCCTTACCAAGAGTTGTTCGTTAATACAGACACAGTTATTAGCTTGGCATCTTTAGAGTATTCTCGTTTGATTTCTCCATATTTAAGGGATAATCAAAAAATGATTACAATTAAGTTTTTAGAAAATAAAAACGGAAAGTGGAGACAAAGTGCTACACATGCTAAGATGGCACGAGGAGAAATGGTTCGCTTTGCGGCTAAAGAAGGAGTTAATAGACCAGAAGATTTAAAAGAATTTTCTGATTTTGGCTATGTTTTTTCAGCAGCAGATTCTTCAAATGAAAATTATATATTTAAAAAATTGTAG
- a CDS encoding IS3-like element IS1223 family transposase (programmed frameshift): protein MTKYSTELKIEIVSKYLNHEDLIKGLAKQYNIHWTLIRRRVDKAKCQGLAALSVKHTKTTYSSDSRLNVVRYYLTHSIGVSKVAAKFNISDSQVYNWAKKFNEEGYAGLLPKQKGRPRKVPKKSKKTTKKLELSEKQKYEEKILKQEAELERLRVENLGLKKSGCPISTLSNKQKTQLIQDIRAKHHQIKLKVLFKVLKLNRKTYYDNVKNRINQADKYALVKEKIQEIYYGYEGQETYGYRPMWGALRDEGFKLSLETVRKLMRSLGIKTTIYHKNTGKYSSYKGNVGKKAPNILNQTFDETIPYKVLHTDVTEYKLTNGKKVYISPVVDEASLEILACAVSYSPEMKTIYNMLDELADNLPPGAAPILHLDQGFQYQNPGYQARLKKMNIIQSMSRKGNCHDNAPGETIFNLMKREKLNRLKIGSLEEMKEILKDYIYWFNNVRRSNKLKYTTPVKYRNRVLSNL from the exons ATGACCAAATATTCGACTGAATTAAAAATTGAAATTGTTTCCAAATATTTAAATCATGAAGATTTAATAAAAGGTTTAGCTAAACAATATAATATTCATTGGACTCTTATTCGTAGGCGGGTTGATAAGGCTAAGTGTCAAGGTTTAGCTGCCTTATCTGTTAAACATACTAAAACTACTTATTCTTCTGACTCTAGGCTAAATGTGGTACGCTACTATTTAACACATTCTATTGGAGTTTCAAAGGTAGCGGCTAAGTTTAATATTAGTGATTCTCAAGTATACAATTGGGCTAAAAAGTTCAATGAAGAAGGATACGCTGGGCTGCTGCCTAAACAGAAAGGTCGGCCTAGGAAAGTGCCTAAAAAGAGTAAGAAGACAACTAAAAAGTTAGAACTTAGTGAAAAGCAAAAGTATGAAGAAAAAATTCTTAAGCAGGAAGCTGAATTAGAAAGACTTAGAGTGGAAAATCTTG GTCTTAAAAAAAGTGGCTGCCCGATATCCACGTTATCCAACAAACAAAAAACACAATTAATACAGGATATTCGGGCAAAACACCATCAAATTAAACTTAAGGTCTTATTTAAGGTGCTTAAATTAAATAGAAAGACTTACTATGACAATGTAAAAAATAGAATTAATCAAGCTGATAAGTATGCTTTAGTAAAAGAGAAGATTCAAGAAATCTATTATGGCTATGAAGGACAAGAAACATATGGTTATCGTCCTATGTGGGGAGCGTTAAGAGATGAAGGATTTAAACTTTCTCTAGAAACAGTACGTAAGTTAATGAGAAGTTTAGGAATAAAAACAACAATTTATCATAAAAATACTGGTAAATATAGTTCGTATAAGGGTAATGTAGGAAAGAAAGCACCAAACATCCTAAATCAAACTTTTGATGAAACTATCCCCTATAAAGTTCTTCATACCGATGTAACCGAATATAAACTAACTAACGGCAAGAAAGTTTATATTTCTCCTGTAGTAGATGAAGCTTCTTTGGAGATTCTAGCTTGTGCAGTAAGTTACTCTCCTGAAATGAAAACTATTTATAATATGCTAGATGAACTAGCAGATAATCTTCCACCAGGAGCTGCTCCTATCCTTCATTTAGATCAAGGCTTTCAATATCAGAATCCAGGCTATCAGGCTCGACTAAAGAAAATGAATATAATCCAAAGCATGTCCCGAAAAGGAAATTGTCATGATAATGCACCAGGAGAAACGATATTTAATCTAATGAAGAGAGAAAAACTGAATCGACTTAAGATTGGAAGTTTAGAAGAGATGAAGGAAATTCTGAAAGATTATATTTATTGGTTTAACAATGTTAGAAGATCAAACAAATTAAAATACACGACTCCTGTAAAATACAGAAATCGTGTATTATCAAATCTTTAA
- a CDS encoding haloacid dehalogenase-like hydrolase: MVTRIISANASEILKMDGTQLKQSIKASEGRTVLSENVVTEPAIDNLTTSEIAAAFGADLILLTLFDTLNPKVSGLEVDKPENTVKKLQKLTGRPIGVNLEPVDEKAEMELTKLQISSGRTASVESMRAVEELGFNFVCFTGNPGTGVTNRMIAKAVKTAKKNFSGLIIAGKMHGAGVDEPVASEESVKEFLDVGADVILVPAVGTVPGFTSEELIKIVKIVHKHGGLVMSTIGTSQESSGAQTVHDIALQNKICGVDIQHIGDAGWGVVPPTDTIFELSKTIRGMNHTISRMARSINR, translated from the coding sequence ATGGTTACGAGAATAATTAGTGCAAATGCTAGCGAAATTTTAAAAATGGACGGTACTCAATTAAAACAAAGTATCAAGGCTAGTGAAGGTAGAACTGTTTTAAGTGAAAACGTGGTTACCGAGCCAGCAATTGATAATCTAACTACTTCAGAAATTGCGGCCGCTTTTGGAGCGGACTTAATTTTATTAACTTTATTTGATACTTTAAATCCTAAAGTAAGCGGCTTGGAAGTGGATAAACCAGAAAATACGGTTAAAAAACTTCAAAAATTAACTGGACGCCCAATTGGAGTAAACTTGGAGCCAGTTGATGAAAAAGCAGAGATGGAATTAACTAAATTGCAAATTTCTTCTGGTAGAACTGCAAGCGTTGAATCCATGAGAGCCGTTGAAGAGTTAGGATTCAATTTCGTTTGTTTTACTGGAAATCCTGGTACTGGTGTAACTAATAGAATGATCGCTAAAGCTGTAAAAACAGCGAAGAAAAATTTTTCAGGTTTAATTATTGCTGGAAAAATGCATGGAGCTGGCGTGGATGAACCAGTAGCTAGTGAAGAATCAGTTAAAGAGTTTTTAGATGTAGGTGCAGACGTTATTTTGGTTCCTGCTGTTGGAACAGTTCCAGGTTTTACTAGTGAAGAATTAATTAAGATAGTAAAAATTGTTCATAAACATGGTGGCCTAGTAATGAGTACGATTGGAACTAGTCAAGAAAGTTCTGGAGCTCAAACAGTCCATGATATTGCCTTACAAAATAAAATTTGCGGTGTTGATATCCAACACATTGGAGATGCAGGTTGGGGAGTAGTGCCCCCAACGGATACTATTTTCGAATTAAGTAAGACAATTCGTGGAATGAATCATACGATTTCCCGGATGGCACGCTCAATTAATCGTTAA